CATTCAATTGGCCAAGGCGTAAGTGAAATTCCCAAATACGCCAGAATTTATGTCAAGTTCAAGGGCATTGACCAAATGTTTCAGTTCTGGCCTCACTGTGGTAACCACCTGCTCTCCTCAACACAAGGATCTCCTGTTGTCTCTAGGTGCCACCGCCATCTTCGATTACAACTCCCCAAACTGTGCCATAGAAATCCGCAACTACACTGACGATAGCCTCCAATACGCCTTGGATTGTGTTACTGAAGCAGGGACCATGAAAATGTGTTATGACGCCATTGGTTCTGCGGGCGGTCGCTACGTTGGTCTTGAGCCGCTGGCCACACATATACAATACACCCGTCGAACAGTTCGTGCAGATTGGGTTATTGGCCGCACACTCTCAGGGCTGCCCGTACGCTTAGATGGAGCCTACGGACGACCAGCCAGGCCTCAGGATCGTGAGTTTGCGGAGGTATTCTTTGCTCTATCGGAGCAGCTTATTGCACAGGGCATGCTCAAGCCGCATCCAAGAGAGCTACGGACAGGCGGCTTGGAAGCATTGGTTGAAGGAATTGATGACCTCCGAAAGGGCAAAGTGCGGGGAAAGAAATTAGTTTATCCTCTTGCATAAGATCTGCAATTGTATTTAATCGATCAAGACAAGCATATTAGATGTTTACATGGCCTTAGTTCATACTGTTAATTAGCATGTTATTTTGCCTACCCTACGACAATTTAAAAGCGTAAGATACGGGCGCTGCCTTGCACCAACCAGACATCATGTATATCCAAtctgaattttttttcccttgtcGATAGATTATCCAACTATTCCGAACGAGTGTTACTAATAGTATGTATTATTTGATGCTCACTGAAATTCGTTGCTCACCTATGTTCATTTGCATGTAGTCGACTAATACTAGTAACAAGTGTATCTATTGGGCGCCGTGTATCTATGTGACCAATGCCAGATTTCATCTATTATTCTTTATAAAGCATGATACCCAGTAATTGGGTCTTCATCAATCTAGATCATCTCTATGATAAAATACGCTGATTGTGATATTTTGAGGTACCCTCGTCTGACAGCATTTATTGAACTTTGTGCATTTCCATAGCATCTAATAATCAGCTTCACCCACCCACTGAGACACCTTCAGTGGCCACCGAGCTAGTTCTCATTCCTCAGCCGGAAAGATTCCAAAATAACAGACCTCGCAGACTCATGTGTAAGAGGAATGTCCCGATCACCGATTTTCTGCGCCTTGACTTCATCTTCCGTAGCCCAAACAAAATCCTGGTGCTCATTCGCATCCAACGTAACTTGACTGGCACTTTCAACCTCCACTTCGAATGAAAACCTGCAGAGCCATAGTGTTTTCGTGCTATTTGGGAACACTCGCAGATCCCCTCCCTCCGGTCCCTCTGTAACGGGCCGGACAAAACGTTTTGCGACAAGCCTCGTTTCCTCCCACAGTTCTCGTGCAGCGCCGTGCAAGATGGTGGGATCGCTGTCATCAGCAGCGCCGCCAGGTATCTCCCATCTGTTTGGCATGGAATCGTGGCTGGCGCgctggatgaggaggacCTTTCCTTCGGGATTAACCACGACACAGCCTGTCGCCAACCTGTCTAGCTTGATCTGGCGCTCCTCAAGCTTCACTTTGTGTGCATCGAGCCATTGTTGAACAGGTACGTTCCATTCGCCAAGAGAGTCGTCGACATCGAAAAGGAATTTGGGCGGCGATGCGGGGGATTCTTGTGGGGAGCTGATTTGAGACATGATTCGTTTGGAATTTTGACTGAAGATGCAAACATGCAAAGATGTTGTGAAATAGGCCTATTAAACTCAGAAATCTTGCACTTGGCGATTGGTAAAGCTCGGGCTGTGACTCATCGTCTTTGATGCAGTTCTGCCTGATTCTATCGCTATAAGGTCGGCTAAattgttcttttcttgctACAGCTGCTGACCCTCTTGCTTTGCAATTTGTTTACAAAATTCTCTATACTGCCTGCATATGCAAGCTGCATTTGAGAGGGAAGGGTCGCTTATTGAGGTCCTTGGTGGTTGTACGCATTAATGAGCTGAAGGGCTCCCCTGTGGCTGAAAGCTGAGGCAATAATGTGCCACCTGACGATGGTAAGCTGTACTGTAGCCTAGAATTGCTGTCTTATCAGGGGTCGCACTGCATCCAGCTGAAAGCTGCTTCTGTAAGGATTGGTGCTGTATGAGTTATTTTGTCAAGGGTCCAACCATCCCTGTTGCTAAACCAccaataaaagaaaaaagtttCCCGCTCGCCTCATTTTTCTGTTCGTTTCTCGCAAACGCCAAGGGTGACAAGGCATCCAGCTGAAAACCAGCCCTACCATTATGATGACTGTAAGTATTTGTCAACATaagatacgagtacattcaACACTTCAAAGCTCTCGTCTCTGAAGAAAGAGCGGGGTCTATAAAGATCGTAGCCTTGCAGTAAAAGCTGTCTGGTTTCCACAATATGCGCTAAACTTGGTCCTCTAACCGTGTTCTACTGTAAATATCCACCATGGGAGATCTAGACAGATTCTCTGACGCGTCAAGTGTTTTCATTCCCCAGCCGTGCATCGCCAATGCCTCCGCCAAAAAATTAGGGTACCAATACCAACCATTCCAGGACAATGTGTCTATTCGAATATTCACTCTAGCCCCCGGCAAACCATCCGAGCCATTGAGAGGAACACTTGAAGCTATTAAGATTGATGAGATAAGAAGCTACGAGGCGATATCATATGTCTGGAAGGAGGATGGCCCGCTAAATTGCAAATATGAGATTGTAATCActgccgatgatgatgatgatgatgagaggctTTTAGAACTGACAGAAGGGGGAAATATCTTTGCAGCGCTGAGGCGCATCCGTCTTCCGGATCGAGGGCGCCGTATTTGGGCCGACCAAATCTGTATCAATCAAGAGGATTTAGATGAAAGAAGCCAGCAGGTGCAGTTTATGAACAGAATATACAAAGATGCGTCCCATGTTCTGGTCTGGCTTGGGCTCGACAACAATGGAGAAGCCATTTCAGCGTTCTCTTTGATACACAATCTACACAAAACGCTCCAAAACGCCGGCGATTCTTATGCCCGGCGCGCGGATGACCTGGAACAAGAAGTAAAGAACAACAAAAAGGCGTTGCAAAGTCTAACCAATCGTAAATGGGTAAGTATAAACTGAGAGTCTGCtcatatataaaaaaacGGCCGAATGGGCACTGACATAAATATTAGTTTAAACGCGGTTGGATCGTACAAGAGATTGGAACCGCTGCACCTGCTACAATGTTCTGGGGAGACGCAGAAATTGACTGGAAGATACTGCATAGCGTTTGCGAATCACTCACAGACTATCACCATCTTCGTAAAGAGCTAAACATCAACACGTCCGACATCAAGTTCCTGTTCCAGAGATTCATTGAGCCGGACGCAACTAGCCATCACGCCAACCGATTCAACTTTATATATGAGCTTCATCGAGCACGCAGCTTAAACTTCACCAACGACAGAGACCgcatctttgcttttctcgGCCACTATTCTCTCACCTCAGACGACTTCTTCAACTCTGAGCTTGCGTCAATCACACCCAATTATTCGATGTCTGTGGAGCAAGTTTACACTGACTTGGCTAAGCGGTCGCTGAGGGGATGCCAAAGGGATTCAGCTCTGATAACATTAGCAGCCGTGCAGCACCTTGACGGGAGGCTACCGTCCCGTGATGGCCCGGCACCACTTCCTAACAGCGGACTGCCATCTTGGGTGCCAGATTGGAGGACTTACCAAGGTTTTATTCTTTCAGAGCCCATCAATCCGCATCGAGCTCATGGTTCTTCAAAGCCAAAGCTTGAGATTGATGACGACTCCGCCCTACTTCGCATCCACGGTGTGTATGTCGACACGATTGAAGCGTGCTCCCCACCGTTGAAGAATAAAGACTTTCACGGCAAAAGTCGCATGATAGAGTTCCTCTGGAACGAGATTtgccaaaagaaaagcttCAATCTAGGTGATAAATACCGCAATGGCCAAGAGCAAGCTTTCTTTGCATTCATGCAAACTCTTAGCAATGGCTGCGTGCAGATTGCTGGACGAGAGGGGATCCCGTACAACGAGATCCCAGCCTCTAGGTGGCTTGAACAGGCAGCAATGTACCTCATGGGAGCACTTGGTAACACAAGTACCGTATCACCAGAGATACGGACACTCGCAGATGAGGCCAGGTGCAAGCACGAGAAAGAGGAGTGGAGCCGTTCGGCTAATGGAGCCTCGAAGAATCGTATCTTTGCGCGAACGGAGAGCGGATATTATGTTCTCGGGCCTGCAGTCATGGAGAAGGGCGATGTTATATGCGTCTTATTTGGCGGAAAGTTGCCATTCTGTCTACGGCCGGTTGGAAACCGGTACCTACTAGTCGGCGAATGTTATACCCATGGGTTGATGGAGGGAGAGGCGCTTGATATGATGACCCGAGGAGAATGCTCCGAGAAGGAGTTTGAGATTGTGTAAATGGGTTCTGGCAACTATACGTGTATGTTTAGTATGCCGATTACATGAGCTACACTCGTTCATTCACCATGTATGAGTCTCCTGGACTTTCATCCCGTCTTGAATTGACTAAATGCTGTAAGCACTATACACTCCAGATCCTTGTGAGTAAACTCCAGCTCCATGTCGTTTATcctcttggccttgacttcttcttcactggCCCATGTGAAGTTTTGATGCTCTCGTGGGTCCAAAGTCACATCCATGTGACCTTCACTATTGGTCTCGACCTGCACCGGGAACACAAATTTGCATACTTTCTTCCCGGATCTACTTTGTAAGAAGTAAGGTCTTCCAACAGGAGCCCCCAGATGGACTGCTTTAAGCCCGGCTTCCTCCCATAGCTCGCGCGCCGCAGCGTGCAGGATgctctcgtcgtcgtcgtcacagCCACCCCCCGGGACCTCCCACTTGTTGGGCATGCTGTCATGGGCAGCGcgctgaagcagaagcagccgaGGGCATGACTGATTGCTGGTGTCGAACACAAGCGACCCAGTCGCGATGTGAGTGTATCTCGGATCTGGATGAGCTGAAAGATATGCTTGCTGGGAGACTGTAAACGGAGCAGCGCTGGGATGGACAGTAAAATTGAACTGGAGGTCTGATGCAAGACgctgagctgctgccgctcccgAAGTATTGGTACTAAGCATGGCGAATTTTACGGTGGCTCTAGTTGTGTTGAAAACAGAAGAACGAAGAAAACGGTTCATTAATGTACAAAGACTGAACGCTTCAAACATTTGCAAGAAAGCCAAGGGAAGGACAGTTGGACACTGGCCAATGATGGAAATTATTCTACATGTACTATTGATGATAGCGTGCAGTCATCGTTGGCCGATATTGAGCCGCTTGAACAGATGTAGCAGCATCACGTGGTTCAATTGGTCGTTCCGCTTGTAGGCTACGTACTATTGGTAGTTATCTGCATATTCGATATCATAGTAGGTTGGCACACATCATTGATGATAAAATGCATCTGCTATTTACCTGCTTTTATTTAGGGGGGAACTGGCGTAAGCCCACTACATGTAGGTTGCTAGGTGGGTGATGTGGAAGGCTTGCAACTTGGCTCCTACCGTAGACTTTCGGATGGTGCAAAAGTTGCAGAACGGATGTATTCTCTACAGCATCTGCTATAGGAGATACATCTGTCACTTCTGCTTTAACCGAGCTCGCGCATTGCTCGTCTATTTGTACACTCTTCCAAGGTACCTATTAGGTACTACCTATAGCAGGTAGGTATCTTTTTCGGCAGCCTCAGGCACCAGCAGTTTTTGtttccagcagcctcaggcaGCGGCCGACATCCAAGTCACCATAAGGTCACCTGGGCAGTCAATCAGCCTGTGTACCTAATCCAGCAACATCATTGCCTAGGTGCACTAAcaaactacctagtagtgCTGCACTACATCTTGCCGCATTGGTACTGGAGGGAGTTTGGCAGATTTGGGATGGGCGTGGGCTGGGATGGGATGGTACAAGTTACCTAGGTAGTTTCCTCGAGTCGTAGCACAATCTAAAGTACACTTTCTTATCTACAAACGAGCCAACCAGAAGCTGTCGCTGCAATCTCAGCAGATTTTGCAACACGGAACCTTCAATTGCAAACTTA
This genomic stretch from Trichoderma breve strain T069 chromosome 1, whole genome shotgun sequence harbors:
- a CDS encoding NUDIX domain-containing protein codes for the protein MSQISSPQESPASPPKFLFDVDDSLGEWNVPVQQWLDAHKVKLEERQIKLDRLATGCVVVNPEGKVLLIQRASHDSMPNRWEIPGGAADDSDPTILHGAARELWEETRLVAKRFVRPVTEGPEGGDLRVFPNSTKTLWLCRFSFEVEVESASQVTLDANEHQDFVWATEDEVKAQKIGDRDIPLTHESARSVILESFRLRNEN
- a CDS encoding NUDIX domain-containing protein is translated as MLSTNTSGAAAAQRLASDLQFNFTVHPSAAPFTVSQQAYLSAHPDPRYTHIATGSLVFDTSNQSCPRLLLLQRAAHDSMPNKWEVPGGGCDDDDESILHAAARELWEEAGLKAVHLGAPVGRPYFLQSRSGKKVCKFVFPVQVETNSEGHMDVTLDPREHQNFTWASEEEVKAKRINDMELEFTHKDLECIVLTAFSQFKTG
- a CDS encoding zinc-binding dehydrogenase domain-containing protein, whose product is MTVRSTLVGKDVGQYELVHGVPVPQAGPDQVVCKVGAIALNPTDWKMVDFSVVPGAVGGHDFAGEVIEVGEGVTRLKKGDRVLGLAIGFNADDMRMGAFTDYAVTYAHGAWKIPDWMSYDEAATYGVGIGTATLALYQTLALPPPVVDDDGKVTAKKQKKPIYVLIAGGATATGTIAIQLAKASGLTVVTTCSPQHKDLLLSLGATAIFDYNSPNCAIEIRNYTDDSLQYALDCVTEAGTMKMCYDAIGSAGGRYVGLEPLATHIQYTRRTVRADWVIGRTLSGLPVRLDGAYGRPARPQDREFAEVFFALSEQLIAQGMLKPHPRELRTGGLEALVEGIDDLRKGKVRGKKLVYPLA
- a CDS encoding heterokaryon incompatibility protein (HET) domain-containing protein — translated: MGDLDRFSDASSVFIPQPCIANASAKKLGYQYQPFQDNVSIRIFTLAPGKPSEPLRGTLEAIKIDEIRSYEAISYVWKEDGPLNCKYEIVITADDDDDDERLLELTEGGNIFAALRRIRLPDRGRRIWADQICINQEDLDERSQQVQFMNRIYKDASHVLVWLGLDNNGEAISAFSLIHNLHKTLQNAGDSYARRADDLEQEVKNNKKALQSLTNRKWFKRGWIVQEIGTAAPATMFWGDAEIDWKILHSVCESLTDYHHLRKELNINTSDIKFLFQRFIEPDATSHHANRFNFIYELHRARSLNFTNDRDRIFAFLGHYSLTSDDFFNSELASITPNYSMSVEQVYTDLAKRSLRGCQRDSALITLAAVQHLDGRLPSRDGPAPLPNSGLPSWVPDWRTYQGFILSEPINPHRAHGSSKPKLEIDDDSALLRIHGVYVDTIEACSPPLKNKDFHGKSRMIEFLWNEICQKKSFNLGDKYRNGQEQAFFAFMQTLSNGCVQIAGREGIPYNEIPASRWLEQAAMYLMGALGNTSTVSPEIRTLADEARCKHEKEEWSRSANGASKNRIFARTESGYYVLGPAVMEKGDVICVLFGGKLPFCLRPVGNRYLLVGECYTHGLMEGEALDMMTRGECSEKEFEIV